From a single Candidatus Saccharibacteria bacterium genomic region:
- the rplE gene encoding 50S ribosomal protein L5 — MADTKASKPQTKSASKYTARLKSQYNDKIALELEKELGIKNVNDVPKLQKIVVSCGLGKAKDDKKVIEIATNTLTKITGQKPVETIARMSIATFKLREGSKIGIKVTLRGDRMYEFMDRIINIVLPRLRDFHGVGTKFDAQGNYSLGFVDQSVFPELTFDEISSPHGLQITFVIKSHGAEHSRALLEKFGMPFEKEKK; from the coding sequence ATGGCAGACACTAAAGCCTCAAAACCTCAGACTAAGTCAGCAAGCAAATATACAGCTAGGCTTAAAAGCCAGTACAACGACAAGATAGCGCTTGAACTGGAAAAAGAACTAGGCATCAAGAACGTTAACGACGTTCCTAAACTCCAAAAAATAGTTGTATCTTGCGGACTAGGTAAAGCCAAGGACGATAAGAAGGTTATCGAGATTGCAACCAATACTTTGACTAAAATCACTGGCCAGAAACCAGTCGAGACTATCGCTCGGATGTCTATCGCTACGTTCAAGCTTCGCGAAGGCAGCAAGATTGGTATCAAGGTCACATTGCGCGGTGATCGCATGTATGAGTTCATGGATAGGATCATTAACATTGTACTACCTCGTCTTCGTGACTTCCACGGTGTCGGCACCAAGTTCGATGCTCAAGGTAATTACTCTTTAGGTTTCGTAGACCAGTCTGTTTTTCCGGAGCTAACTTTTGACGAGATCAGTAGTCCTCACGGCCTACAAATAACTTTCGTGATTAAATCTCATGGCGCTGAGCACAGTAGGGCACTACTTGAAAAGTTTGGAATGCCATTTGAAAAGGAGAAAAAATAA
- the rpsN gene encoding 30S ribosomal protein S14, which translates to MAKKSIIARDAKRERMYQQYADKRAELKKLGDQEGLAKLPRNSSPTRRKNRCVESGRPRSYMRKFGLSRLSFREHAVKGEIPGVTKASW; encoded by the coding sequence ATGGCTAAGAAATCAATTATCGCTAGAGATGCTAAGCGCGAGCGAATGTACCAACAGTATGCGGATAAAAGAGCGGAGCTGAAGAAACTTGGCGACCAAGAAGGACTAGCTAAGCTTCCACGTAACTCTAGCCCGACTAGACGAAAAAACCGTTGTGTCGAAAGCGGACGACCACGAAGTTACATGCGAAAGTTTGGCTTAAGTCGTCTATCGTTCCGTGAACACGCTGTAAAGGGCGAAATCCCGGGCGTAACGAAAGCTAGTTGGTAA
- the rpsH gene encoding 30S ribosomal protein S8 encodes MVSSDPISDMLTRIRNAIAVRKNEVRMPHSGVKESVAKVLADNKYLQSVVVDDSGVFKELVIKINEDTQNATITEIERVSRPGRRVYMGSSELPQVKQGRGLLIVSTSKGVMTGANARKERLGGEVICKVY; translated from the coding sequence ATGGTAAGTTCAGATCCAATTTCAGATATGCTAACCCGCATCAGAAATGCGATTGCCGTACGTAAAAACGAAGTTCGGATGCCACACAGCGGCGTAAAAGAGTCTGTTGCCAAGGTATTGGCTGACAATAAATATCTTCAGTCAGTCGTTGTAGATGACAGCGGCGTATTCAAAGAACTAGTTATTAAGATTAATGAAGACACCCAAAATGCCACTATAACTGAGATTGAGCGAGTTAGTCGCCCAGGACGACGAGTCTATATGGGATCAAGTGAACTTCCTCAAGTAAAGCAGGGAAGAGGGCTGTTGATTGTTTCAACTAGCAAGGGTGTTATGACCGGTGCAAATGCTCGAAAAGAGCGTTTGGGCGGTGAAGTAATTTGTAAAGTATATTAA
- the rplF gene encoding 50S ribosomal protein L6, which translates to MSRIGKLPIQIPSGVTITVDNDRVHVKGPKGELSTPLLEGITLNISEGVAELKRASEAREHRARHGLLRTLVSNMATGVTEGYKKKLEIQGVGYRVAMQGTDLKLNLGFSHDVIYKMPQGTVATVEQNTITISGIDKQQVGQVAAEIRALKKPEPYKGKGIRYEGERVLRKSGKSGKDK; encoded by the coding sequence ATGAGTCGAATAGGAAAACTACCGATCCAAATCCCATCGGGCGTGACAATCACTGTCGATAATGACCGTGTTCACGTTAAGGGCCCCAAAGGAGAGCTATCTACGCCCTTACTGGAAGGCATAACGCTTAACATTTCTGAAGGAGTTGCTGAATTAAAGCGTGCCAGCGAAGCACGTGAACACCGCGCAAGGCACGGGTTGCTTAGAACACTAGTGTCTAACATGGCCACAGGTGTAACCGAAGGTTATAAGAAAAAACTAGAAATTCAAGGTGTTGGCTACCGCGTGGCTATGCAGGGCACTGACCTCAAACTTAACTTAGGTTTTTCTCATGACGTTATCTACAAGATGCCTCAAGGAACTGTGGCAACTGTTGAGCAAAATACCATAACTATTAGCGGTATCGACAAACAACAAGTTGGTCAAGTAGCGGCCGAAATCAGAGCCCTAAAGAAACCCGAACCTTACAAGGGTAAGGGTATTCGTTACGAGGGTGAACGAGTCTTACGTAAGAGCGGTAAATCAGGGAAGGATAAATAA
- a CDS encoding 50S ribosomal protein L18 encodes MSELKLAKQNKLRRQARVRKTTKGTEVRPRLSIHISNLHISAQIINDDTHQTLAAATTVGAKLTGKTMSEKAAIIGAEVAGKAKKAKVKTVVFDRGGNRYHGRVKALADAARQEGLDF; translated from the coding sequence ATGTCTGAATTAAAACTTGCAAAGCAAAATAAGCTCCGCCGACAGGCCAGAGTACGTAAAACCACTAAAGGCACCGAAGTCAGGCCACGACTTAGTATACACATCAGTAATCTTCATATTTCAGCACAGATAATAAACGATGACACCCATCAAACGCTAGCAGCCGCAACGACCGTCGGAGCAAAGCTCACGGGTAAGACAATGAGTGAAAAGGCCGCAATAATCGGCGCCGAAGTAGCCGGAAAAGCCAAGAAAGCTAAAGTAAAAACTGTTGTTTTCGACAGAGGCGGGAATCGCTACCACGGTAGGGTTAAGGCCCTAGCAGATGCAGCACGCCAGGAAGGATTGGACTTTTAA
- the rpsE gene encoding 30S ribosomal protein S5, giving the protein MQHARKDWTFNMQSSYSSDNPRQGRRGRDQAPEPKEFDERVVAVDRVARVVKGGRRFRFRALVVVGDNKSKVGAGVAKGADVTAAVSKAAEIAKKNFVYIAVTKNEAKTIPHEVEGRVGGARILIKPATSGTGLIAGSVVRTILEVGGVQNALSKSLGSSNKINMAYATLEALGISLPKDKWLNSSNKSQETRVKNDDKAAKKEATKKKTPTAAKAKEGNK; this is encoded by the coding sequence ATGCAGCACGCCAGGAAGGATTGGACTTTTAACATGCAGTCATCTTATTCATCGGATAATCCAAGGCAAGGTCGTCGTGGGCGCGACCAGGCGCCAGAGCCTAAGGAGTTTGACGAAAGAGTAGTTGCCGTCGATCGTGTTGCTCGTGTCGTAAAGGGCGGACGAAGGTTCCGTTTTCGCGCACTAGTTGTCGTTGGCGACAATAAGTCAAAAGTTGGCGCAGGTGTAGCCAAAGGAGCAGATGTCACTGCCGCAGTAAGTAAAGCCGCCGAAATTGCTAAAAAGAATTTTGTTTATATAGCGGTTACAAAAAATGAGGCCAAGACTATCCCGCACGAAGTCGAAGGACGCGTTGGTGGAGCTAGAATTTTGATTAAGCCAGCAACTTCAGGTACTGGTCTTATCGCCGGCAGCGTAGTTCGTACAATACTCGAAGTTGGAGGCGTTCAAAATGCTCTAAGCAAGAGCCTAGGTAGTAGCAACAAGATAAATATGGCTTACGCTACTCTAGAGGCTCTGGGAATTAGCCTACCAAAAGACAAATGGCTAAATAGTAGCAACAAGAGTCAAGAGACAAGAGTCAAGAATGACGACAAAGCAGCTAAGAAAGAAGCCACAAAAAAGAAAACTCCAACCGCCGCTAAAGCTAAGGAGGGCAACAAATAA
- the rplO gene encoding 50S ribosomal protein L15 yields the protein MKYNQLSLNANKSRNRIGRGISAGQGKTAGRGTKGQKSRTGKTAKPGFEGGSNPLMQRVPKLRGFKPFWASAITVTTDKVAELITVTNDSLAEAGLIDNKHLSVRLVLGKKPVTTKLSVKLQGASKMAIAAIEKAGGTFEKIDRVARVSAKSSDTK from the coding sequence ATGAAATACAACCAACTAAGCCTAAACGCCAACAAAAGCCGTAACCGCATTGGTCGCGGTATTTCTGCTGGACAAGGTAAAACTGCCGGTCGCGGCACTAAGGGTCAAAAATCTCGTACTGGTAAAACCGCAAAGCCTGGTTTCGAAGGCGGCTCAAACCCTCTAATGCAGAGAGTTCCAAAATTACGTGGTTTCAAACCATTTTGGGCAAGCGCAATTACTGTTACGACCGATAAAGTAGCTGAGTTGATCACCGTTACTAACGATAGTCTTGCAGAGGCCGGCTTAATTGACAACAAACACTTATCCGTCAGATTGGTATTAGGTAAAAAGCCTGTTACAACGAAACTTAGTGTAAAACTTCAGGGTGCAAGCAAGATGGCCATAGCAGCTATCGAAAAAGCCGGTGGAACTTTTGAAAAGATTGATCGCGTCGCTAGAGTTAGCGCCAAATCATCAGACACAAAATAA